The Cellulomonas sp. S1-8 genomic sequence CCGCCACCGCACCCAGCACCTTGCACCTTGCCGCGCAGGTCCGTGCAGTTCACCGGATCGGCGTTGCAGTAGTCGTAGGCGTTCGCACTACTACCGGCCACCGGGTCGACCTGCAAGAACCGCCCGACCCCCGGGTGGCATCAGCTCGACGGCACGCGCACGCCTCGTCGTGCTCGACGCCTGACCCACGCGACCCGCCCGGACCCGCGGAGCGAGGGTCAGGGCCGGCGCGTGCGGCCCTGCTCGCGGCGCAGCGCGACCACGACGACGAGCGGCCACAGCGCCTGCGCCCCGGCCACGAGCCGCTCGGTCAGGCCGGTCCCCGCTCCACCATCGGGTGTCACGCCCTGGAGCTCCGCGGCGAACAGCACGAGCAGCCCGGAGAGCACGGCGGCCGCGGTGAGTGCGACCCGCCGGCTCCGGACGCCGCGGCCGGCCGGCCGCCACGCCGCGGCCGGCCACAGCGCGAGCGCGACGAACCCGATCCCGGCGGCGACCCCGTGCGGGTGGGGGGACACGTCGACCGGCAGCGCCGCGACGGCGAGCGTCGCGACCCCGCCGAGCGCGTGGACCGCCCGGGCGACCCGCGGCAGCGGCCGGAGCCCGGCGGCCGTGACGAGGTGCGCGACTCCCGTGAGCGCGAGTCCCGCGGTCATGACCCACGGCGCGGTCGCGTCGGACGCCGCGAGCGCGCTGATCGTCTCGCGCACCGGGTCGAACGCGTCCTGGAGCGCGGCGGCGACGGTCCAGCCGCCGATCATGCCGATGGGTGCGGCCACCGCGGACGCGAGCGCCCAGCCGGGGACGTTCGGACGGTCGGCGGCTCGGTCGCGGGGCATGGTCCGGACGGTACGCAGGGCCGTCGGGCGCCGCCGCCCCGCGGCCGGGTGAACCGACGCGCGGATCAGCCGCCGGCGGGGCGAGGACCGGACCGGTGGCCCGCCTGCCACGCGGCCGAGGCCGCACGCACGGTCGCCTCGAACATCTGCGAGGAGGTCGCTCGCAGGCCCCGCGCGAAGATGGCGAGCCCGTCGACGCGTCTCATGAGGTTGGTGACGCTCTCGCCGAACCACCAGCGACCGGGTCGACCTGCAAGAACCGCCCGACCCCCGGGTGGTACAGCCGCACCCCCATCAACACCACACCGGTCGGGGTGTCCGCCGAGCGCTGCGCAGCCCCCAACCACCCGTACCGCGCCGGCGGAGCGTTCGCCGACGCCCCACCACTCAACGGCCGCGGACTACCGAACTCGTCGTACGACGCATACGACAGCTCCTGCCACGACGGCTTCTCCGCACCGTCGTGGATCGGGACGGTCCCCACCACGTCCCCGTGCAGATCCACCAGCTGCAGCACCTGATCCCCGGTCGCGCTGGTCTGCACCGCAACCTGACCATCAGCACCCTCCACCCACCGGGTCACCTCACCTGGCAGGGTCGCGTCCTCCACGATCCAGCCAGGCTCGTCGCCATCACCGTCGTAGTGGATGACCTGCTCCGTCGAACCCGCCCACGCCCCGTCCACCCATGCGAACGACTCCTGCGTCGAGAAGCGCTGCAACGGGTCCAACGACCACGTCGCCTTCTCCACCCCCGGAACCTCCTGGGAGGCCACCAGATCGTTCACGAAGTACCCCGTGGTCGCCACCCCCGACCCGTCAGTCGTCGGCATCGCGGTTGTCCGACCGAACGCGTCGTACGCCCACGCATCCCCGTGGCCACCCGACGTCGAGACCAACCGGTTTGCGGAGTCGTACGTCGACGTGGTCACCGCCGCTCCGGTCGCCCCGGGGCACGCCTCACCCCATTCCCCGGCCGCCGTCGAGAACGACGTGCGGTTGGAGTTCACGTCGTACCCGTACCGCCGCGACGTGCACCCCGCCCCCGCGAACGCCGCCTCGTCCACCGACACCAGCCGCGCGTACCGGTCGTAGCCGTAGGTCCGCTGCCCGGTCCACGACGTGTGCTTGACCCACTGCCCTCGGTGGTTCTCGACCACCGAGTCCTGCCAGACCACCTCACCGGTCGACTGATCGGTGTATGTCCTCGCCACGGGCACCCGCGCCGCGTCGTATCTCACCGACGTCGCCACACCGTCCACGGTGGGCGGAGCGCCCTCTGTGGACAAGGTCACTTGACACCCGCCCGCATGTCAAGCACCCTTGTCACGACAAGGTCGCTTGACACCCCGAGAGGCTGTCCATGAGGAACGACGTGCGCGATCTCCGGCTCGCCGCCGGGTTCTCCCAGCGCGAGCTGGCCGAGGCGCTCGAGGTCTCCCGCCAGACCGTCAACTCGATCGAGACAGGCCGCTACGACCCGTCGCTGCCGCTCGCCATCGCCATCGCCCGCCACTTCCAGCGCTCCGTGGAGGAGATCTTCCATGTCGACTGACCGCTCCCTCACCTCCCGCCGCACGGTCGCCGTCGTCGTCGTCATGGCGGGCCTGGCCCTGGTCGTCGCCGTCGGGCTCCTGCTCCAGGAGCACGGCCCCGGGAACATGGGCCGCGGGTTCCTCCAGGGCGCCGCCGTCGGGTTCGTCGGCGTGCTGGTCATGGCCTGGCGCACGACCCGGCGGCCCGCGAGCGCCACGACCTTCGAGCGCGCCTGGACCCAGAGCGGCGACGAGCGCGACGACTCCGTCCTCACGCGGGCCCTGGCCGTGCTCGGCCTCCTCGCGCTCCCGCTCACCGGGGCGGCAGCGATCGCCATCGCCCTCGGATCAGCCGTCGAGATGGTGCTCGCACTCCTGCTGGTGGCCCAGGTCGTCGTCGGCGCCGCGGCGTTCGTCACCATCAACCGTCGCAGCTGATCCCGGTCTCGCGCGCCGTTCCGCTGCGGCGGACGCTCGACGCGGCGCCCGACGACCCTCTGGGAGACTGACCCCATGCCGCTCGACGCCTCCTCGCCCCGCGTCCGCCTCGCCGACGTCTCCCCGACGATCGCGCTCGGACCGCTCGACGGCCGCTACCGCCCGACGGTCGCGCCGCTGGTCGACCACCTGTCGGAGGCGGCGCTCAACCGGGCGCGCGTCGAGGTCGAGGTCGAGTGGGTCATCCACCTGACGTCGCACGGGGTGGTGCCCGGCGCACCCGCGCTCGCGCCCGACGAGCAGCAGTACCTGCGGGACGTCGTCGCGACGTTCGGTGCGGACGAGGTCGCGGAGCTCGCGGAGATCGAGCGGACGACGGTGCACGACGTGAAGGCCGTCGAGTACTTCCTCAAGCGCCGCATCGCCGCCTCCCCCGACGCGCTGCGCGCCGACACAGTCCTTCCCCGGGTCAACGAGCTCGTGCACTTCGCGCTCACGAGCGAGGACGTCAACAACCTCTCCTACGCCCTGATGGTGCGCGGGGCCGTGCATGACGTGTGGACGCCGGCGGCGGTCGCGCTGACCGACGAGGTCGCCGCGCTGGCCGCCGAGCACGCGGCCGTCCCCATGCTCGCGCTCACGCACGGCCAGCCGGCGACGCCGACGACGCTCGGCAAGGAGCTCGCCGTGCTCGCGCACCGCCTGCGCCGCCAGCTGCGCCGCATCGCCTCCGACGAGTACCTGGGCAAGCTCAACGGCGCGACGGGCACGTACGGCGCGCACCTGGCGGCGGTCCCGGACGCCGACTGGCAGGCGGTGTCGCGGACGTTCGTCGAGCACCTGGGCCTGACGTGGAACCCGCTGACCACGCAGATCGAGTCCCACGACTGGCAGGCGGAGCTCTACGCGGACGTCGCGCGCTTCAACCGGGTGCTGCACAACCTGGCCACCGACGTGTGGACGTACATCAGCCGGGGCGTGTTCACGCAGATCCCCGTCGCGGGTGCGACGGGCTCGTCGACGATGCCGCACAAGGTCAACCCGATCCGCTTCGAGAACGCCGAGGCGAACCTCGAGATCTCGTCCGCGCTGCTCGACGCGCTCGCCTCGACGCTCGTCACCAGCCGCCTGCAGCGCGACCTGACGGACTCCACGACGCAGCGCAACATCGGCCCCGCGTTCGGGCACTCGCTGCTCGCGATCGACAACGTGCGCCGCGGCCTGCGGGCGCTGTCGGTGGACACGGCGATGCTTGCGCGCGAGCTCGACGGCAACTGGGAGGTGCTGGGCGAGGCGGTGCAGTCGGCGATGCGCGCGGCGTCCGTCGCGGGTGTGGCCGGCATGGACAACCCGTACGAGCGCCTGAAGGAGCTGACGCGCGGCCACCGGCTCACCGCGCAGGACATGCGGGAGTTCGTCGACGGGCTGGGGCTGCCCCAGGACGTCACGGAGCGACTCCGAAACATGTCGCCCGCCTCGTACACCGGTCTCGCCGCTGCGCTTGTCGCCCACTTGGCGTAGTATTTGACCGGTTTCGTCCGGTTCCGCGGCGAAACGTCCCCCGGATGCGTCACCCGAACGGCCTAATCTCGGCCTCGTGAGTGGGAGCGGTCCCCGTCGAGACGTTTCGATACCTGGACATGTGCCCTGGATCACGCCAGAATCGACGCTGTCGTCGGAATTCTCCCCTTCGGTCCGATCCGGCAAGGAAGCCACAACGTGACTCTGATGCAGAAGGCGATCACCCCGTCGCAGGCGCACGCGCACCTCACGCAGGGTCACGACCGCATCGCCGGTTACGTGGTCCGCGCGGAGGACGTCGCGTTCGCCACCACCCCCGCGCAGCTCTTCGAGGTGCACGGACTCGGCTACCCGGGCTCGCCGTTCAGCCCGTACGACCGGTCCATCGACATCCTGCGCTTCGAGTCGTCGCCCCAGCTGCAGTACCGCGACGTGCCCGGGTACATCGTCCCGCTGTGGTGGCTGCGGCACTCCCGCATCCCCCCGGGCGCCGAGCTCATCCGCGTGCACGACGACGGCACCTCGACGCTCCTCGCCCGCTACGGCGACGTGGGCACCGGGTGGACCGTCACGCAGCTCGGAGCCCCGCGCCCCGCGCTCGCGTCGCTGTCGCGCTGCGTCGGCCCCGTGGCGAAGTGGCACGGCGCCTACCTGGAGGCGGACGTCGTCGACGGTGGTCACACGGTCGTGCTGGCGCTGGCGAACCCGCCCCTGGCGGAGACCGGTTTCCACCAGTCGCCGTCGGGTCGCTGGTACCGCCGGGTCGCCCGTGAGGACGTCAGCGAGCTGTTCGAGCTGGACCTGACGGC encodes the following:
- the purB gene encoding adenylosuccinate lyase — its product is MPLDASSPRVRLADVSPTIALGPLDGRYRPTVAPLVDHLSEAALNRARVEVEVEWVIHLTSHGVVPGAPALAPDEQQYLRDVVATFGADEVAELAEIERTTVHDVKAVEYFLKRRIAASPDALRADTVLPRVNELVHFALTSEDVNNLSYALMVRGAVHDVWTPAAVALTDEVAALAAEHAAVPMLALTHGQPATPTTLGKELAVLAHRLRRQLRRIASDEYLGKLNGATGTYGAHLAAVPDADWQAVSRTFVEHLGLTWNPLTTQIESHDWQAELYADVARFNRVLHNLATDVWTYISRGVFTQIPVAGATGSSTMPHKVNPIRFENAEANLEISSALLDALASTLVTSRLQRDLTDSTTQRNIGPAFGHSLLAIDNVRRGLRALSVDTAMLARELDGNWEVLGEAVQSAMRAASVAGVAGMDNPYERLKELTRGHRLTAQDMREFVDGLGLPQDVTERLRNMSPASYTGLAAALVAHLA
- a CDS encoding DUF998 domain-containing protein yields the protein MPRDRAADRPNVPGWALASAVAAPIGMIGGWTVAAALQDAFDPVRETISALAASDATAPWVMTAGLALTGVAHLVTAAGLRPLPRVARAVHALGGVATLAVAALPVDVSPHPHGVAAGIGFVALALWPAAAWRPAGRGVRSRRVALTAAAVLSGLLVLFAAELQGVTPDGGAGTGLTERLVAGAQALWPLVVVVALRREQGRTRRP
- a CDS encoding helix-turn-helix transcriptional regulator; this encodes MRNDVRDLRLAAGFSQRELAEALEVSRQTVNSIETGRYDPSLPLAIAIARHFQRSVEEIFHVD